The Microbacterium sp. W4I20 genome segment CGCGGCTTCCTGTTCGTGCTGATGACGGTCCCGCCGATGCTGATCCTGGCCTTCCTGTTCGCCAGTCTCGTGGTGGCGGTGTCGCGCCGGGCCGCGAGCGTGCTGAAGGTCAGCATCTACATCCCGACGATCATCTCCGCGGTGATCACGTCGATCATCTTCGTGCTGATCTACAACTACTCCGGCGGTCTGCTGAACGCGTTCCTCGGGGTGTTCGGCGTCGAGCCGATCGCGTGGATCGGTGACCCGAAGTGGGCGCTGCTCGCCGTCGCCGTCCCGGCCATCTGGCTCGGGATGGGGCTCACCTCCCTGATCATGGTCGCCGCGATGGTCGACATCCCGACCGAGTACTACGAGGCGGCCGCGATGGAAGGCGCGAACTGGGGGCAGAAGACGGCGTACATCACGATCCCGCAGATGAAGAACGTGATGCTCTACCTGCTCATCACCGGGTTCGTCGCGGCGATCCAGCAGTTCGAGCTCCCGCTCGTGATGACGCAGGGCGGTCCGCTCGACTCGACGACCCTGCCGAACCTCTTCATCTTCAACCACTTCCGCAACGACGTGAACGTCGGCTATTCGATCGCGGCCGCGCTGCTGCTGTTCGTGGTGCTGGGAACCATCTCGGCGCTGGTGTTCAAGTTCGTCAACTCCGAGAGGCTGGTCGACTGAGATGGTCGTCATGCAGGACACCACCCGCATCGTCCTCGCCGGCAAGGAGCCGCGGGCGCAGCGCAAGGCACCGCGCACCGCCGGCGGCTGGCTCCTCGTTCTCGGCAAGGTGATCCTCGGCGCGATCTTCGTGATCGCCTCGCTGTTCCCGCTCGCCTGGATGATCATCGCCGGCTTCAAGTCCAAGACCGAGGTCGTCGAGACGCCGTTCCAGTTCTTCCCCGAGGTGTGGCTGTGGCAGAACTACGCGCAGATCCTCGCCGACCCGACGTTTCTGCAGACGCTCGCGTGGACGTTCATGGGAGCCGTGCTGTTCACGGTGGGAAGCCTCGCGGTGAACTCGCTCGCGGCCTACGCCTTCGCGCGGCTGGACTTCCGGTTCAAGGGGATCATCTGGGTGATCGTCATCACCACGATGTTCATCCCGGGCATGACCATCCTGCTCACGAGCTTCATCGTCGTCACCCGGCTGTCGATGCTCGACACCCTCAGCGTGCTGGTCATCCCCGGTCTTGCGAGCGCCGGCATGGTCTTCTTCATCCGGCAGTTCTACCTGAACATCCCGAAGAGCCTCGAGGAGGCGGCGATGCTCGACGGCTGCGGCCGGTTCGGCATCTTCGTGCGCATCTTCCTGCCGCTGTCGAAGCCGCCGTTCGTGGTGATGGGCATCACGGCCTTCCTCGGCTACTGGAACTCGTACGTCTGGCCGATCCTGACGATCACCTCGCCCGAGCGCTTCGTGCTGCAGCAGTACCTCGCGACGTTCCGCTCCGAGCGCAGCACCGAGCTCGGGCTGCTGATGGCCGGCTCCGTGCTGGCCGCGGCACCGGTGATCATCCTGTTCCTGATCTTCCAGCGCCAGATCATCGGCAACATCAAGATGGCGGGACTCAAGTAAGCGGTACCGAGAGGAGAGGTCGATGAAGACCGAGAACACGTACGGACCGAAGATCAGTCGCCGGGGAGTGCTCCAGGGCGCGGCGGTGGTGGGAGCGTCCTTCTTCGCCGCGACCGCGGTGCCGGCGCCGGCGTCGGCCGCCGGCCTGACCGTGTCGAGAATCAAGGTGCTCGCGGGCACGCAGAGTCCCTCGCAGTACGGCATCGGGGCGACGGATCTCGGCATCCCCGCACGAACGCCGGACGGGCGGATGCTGTTCCTGTTCGGCGACACGTGGGCCGACCACGTCGGCGGCGCGAACTGGCGCTCCCCGGTCGCGCTGTACTCGTCGACCACGAACCTCGCGGCCGGAGTGACCTTCAACGGCTCCGGCGGGGCGGGCGCGAACACGCAGGGTGTGGCTCCGCAGCTCTGGTACTACCCGCATGACGCCTACTTCACGACGGTCATCCCCTCGGACGTGATCACGATCGGATCGCGGATGTATCTGCACGCGATCGTGAACGGCCCGGCCTTCGGGGCCGTGCGCTGGACGGAGCTGTGGAAGTCGGACGACAACGGCGCCACCTGGCAGCACACCGGTCTGCAGTTCCCGGCGAACATGGCCGGCGGCAAGTTCCAGTGCATCACGTGGGGCCTCGGCAGCGACGGCTACGTGTACATCTACGGCACCGGCTTCCAGCGAGACAAGGGCATCGTGCTCTACCGGGTGCCGTCGAACAACATGACCACGCTCTCGGCCTACCAGCCGTGGGGCTTCGCGAACGGATCCTGGGGCTGGGGCAAGCCGGTGACCGAAGTGCTCTCCGGCGGGTTCGGCGAGATGTGCCTGCGTCCGCTCGGCGGCAAGTGGATCCTCACGTGGTTCAACGCCCCGGCGTACCGGATCGACGCGATGGTGCTGAACACCCCGACCGACAACCTCTATACGGCGACGAAGACCACGCTGCTGTACGGGAGCGAGTGGAACCAGGAGGATGCTTCGCACGTCGCGCAGCTGTACGGCGGCTACATCATCCCCGGGTCGACCCTGTCGGATCTGCACCTCAGCGTGAGCCAGTGGCACACCGGGAACAACAGCGTCTACCACTCCGAGCAGTTCCGGGTGCAGGGGCTCGTGTAGGGGTCGCGAGAGGAGCGCGTCACGCCCGTAGGCTTGCTGCGGGACGGAGACGACGTGAAGCTGACAGCTCGCACGCTGCGGGGCCTGGAATGGGTCGCCGCCGCCGAGATCGAGCGACGACTGCCGGACGCGACGAGCATCCGGATGGCGCCGCGCGAGGTGACCTTCGAGTACCCGATCCTCGACGCGGCCCTGCTTCAGCTCCAGCCCGTCGACGACATTTTCTGCGTGGTCTCGACGATCGACGGTGTCGGATCGACGAAGGATGCGGTCGCCGACCTGGCGAGCCGGATGCAACGCCTCGACTGGGAGCCGGTGCTGGCCGAGCTGCGGAGTGTGCGGACGATCCCGGACGGGTTCTTCTTCGACGTGGTCGCGAGCATCGACGGCGCCCACCGCTACAACCGGTTCGACGTCGAGAACGCGGCCGGCGCCGCACTCGCCCCGCAGCTCGGGGGTACGCACCTCGCGCGCACGGCGGAGGGCTTCGCGTCGGCGGATCGGCCGGATCTCACGGTGCGGGTGTTCGTGCAGGACGGGTCTGCCGTGGTGGCGGTGCGGCTGACCGCGGCGCCTCTGCATCGGCGCCCGTACAAGCAGGCGACGGGGCCGGGCACCCTCCACCCGCCGGCCGCGGCGGCGCTCGCCACCATCGCGGGCGTGACCTCCGACGATCGCGTCTACGACCCGTTCTGCGGTGACGGGACGATCGCCATCGAGACCGCGCTGCAGCATCCGGGCATCGTCTTCGGGGCCAGTGACCTCGATCCGGTCCGCGTGGACAACGCGCGGCAGAACGCCGGCCGCGCAGGGGTGGACGTGGACTTCCGCGTCGCGGATGCCGCGCTGATCTCCTGGCAGGAGGTCGAACCGTCGGTCGTCCTCACCAACCCGCCCTGGAACAACGCCGTGCATGCGGCCGGCGGAGCAGCGGCATCCCTCGACGCAGTCTGGCGCGCGGCCCGGCCGGCACTGCGCGGAGGGCGCCTCTGCGTGCTGGCCGACGAGAAGCTCGGCATCCCGGAGCGGTTGGCGGGACTCGGCTACCGCCCCAGCTTCACGACCCTCATCCGGCTCAACGGACGCCTCACGTCGCTGGTCGTCGCGGGCGCGGGCGACGGTCCCGGGCCGGAGCTCGCGCCCGAGCTGCGGGCCTGGCATACAGCCGCGCACTCAGGAGACGGAAAAGTCGGCTTCCTAGCGTGAGAGCAGGGAAAGCCCCTGCTCCGCGCTCGCGCGGGTGTCCTGCCACGAAGGATCGACCTCCGATGACGAACACCAAAGCCCCCTCTCCCGCCGTCTCTCTGGGACTCCTCGTCCTGCGCGTCGTCGTCGGCGCCGTCTTCGCCGCACACGGCGCGCAGAAGATCTTCGAGTTCACCATTCCCGGCACCATCGGCAGCTTCGCCGACATGGGCATCCCGCTGCCCGAGCTCGCCGCACCCGTCGTCGCGTTCGTCGAGCTGATCGGCGGCATCCTGCTGATTCTCGGCTTCCTCACGCGCCCCGTCGGCATCCTGCTCACGGTCGACATGGCCGTCGCGCTCGTCGCCGTGCACCTCCCCGCGGGCCTCTGGGTCGGAGAGGGCGGCTACGAGTTCGTGGCGGTCCTCGGCGTCGCGGCTCTCGCCCTTGCCCTGACCGGTGCGGGACGGTTCTCGCTCGACGGCGCGCTGCTGCGCGGACGCGCCCCGGCCTGGCTCAGCTGACCTCGAGGTACGCCCACGCAGTGCGGCCGGAGGTGAGCGTCACCTCTCGACGGCCGTAGTCGTCGACCTCGTAATCGTCGGTGGCCTGGAGCTCGGTGTCCGAGAGCTCGAGGCAGGCGCCGTCGACGGCATCCGTCTCCGTTCCTCGCCGAAGGATCGGATGCCGGTCCGACCCGCTCGTCGCGATGACGAGCGGGTCGGTGATCAGCAGCCAATCCAGGCGGTACCCGGGAAGCGAGTCGACGGTCGTCGGCACCTCGCGGCCGTACAGCGCGCGCTGCACCTCGGCCTGTCGAAGGGTTCCGTACGAGAAGACGCGGTGCGGGGTGCTCACCGATCCAGGTTAGGGCGACCGGACCAGGGCGACGTCGTCGAGCTGCAACCAGATGTCGCCGCTGTTCGTCCACACCCCGCCGAACACCTGCACCTGGTCGTTCGCGCCCGTGTCGACGTCGACCGTGAAGCGCGTCCACGCGCCGACCGAGACGAAGTGCGCCTCGCCGAGCACGGTGCCGTCGAGCTCACGCACCCCGAAGTAGCCGTTGTCGCTGTTCGTCGACGTGCGGAGGAATCCGGTCAGCCGGTACGAGGTGTTCGGCTCGACCGCGACGTCCTGCCAGATGTCGCGCCACCCCGAGTTGTACCGCACGAAGATGTTCCGGTCGCCGGTGAATCCGCCGCCCGGCGCCGTGTCGATGCCCGAGTTGGGCTTGGCGCCCCAGGTGCCGTCCGCTCCGGTGCCGACCGCATCCGACCGTTCGAAGCTCGGGTCGACGATCAGGTTCGGGTCGACGATCATCCCGTGCTTGTCGAGCCGCATGTGCATCAGGTACACGTTGTACGGGTTCCACTGCGACATCGCGAAGTAGATCTCGCCGTCCTTGTTCCACGGATGGAAGTAGCCGCCGTACAGCGCCGGATAGTCGGTCGAGCTCGCGACCGTCTGCGCCGGGCTCCACGGGCCCTCGGGGTTCTTCGCGGTGTGCAGCACGATGTCCTCGCCGGACAGCGTCATCAGCAGGAACCGCTTGCTGTGTGCGTCGTACTGCACCGAGACCTCGCTCATCGGCGCATCGATGACGGGAGCGGCATCCGCTTCTTTCTTGCTCCACTTGCGGCCGTCCCAGTAGCGGTACTGGGACTTGTCGAGCAGCTTCTTCGCGGGGACCTTGGCGACCGAGACCGGGCCGTTGCGCCCGTTCTGCGTGCCGAAGACGTAGATGGTGCCGCCCTTCTGCACGTAGGACTGCATCTGGAACGGGTCGTCGCCGTCGGGGTTCTCCCACCGGGTGTCCGACACGGTCCAGTTCGCCCCGCCGTCGTCGGAGTAGGCGATGCCGGCGTGGTTCGTGTCCCACATCCCGGGCGGGCCCCACTGCTTCACCGACATGAATCCGAGGTACTGCCGGTCGCCCACCGAGATGCCGGCCGTCGGGATCACGGTGATCTCGTCGCCGTTGATCTTCTTCGACGGGATGATCTCCTTCGCCACACCCTGGGGTGCCTGCGCCGCCCAGTCGAACAGCATCCCGTCGGAGAGATCCGCGTCACTCGAGCGCACCAGCACGTTGCTGCGCCAGTTGCCGTTGGGCGGGGCGCCGCCGCCGGGACCGGTCCACGAGTTGCCGAACGTGTCACCGAACGCCGTCAACACATGGCCGTCGCCGTCGTCCCACATGATGCCGAGGTCGGTGGCCTTGATGTCCCACCGGCCCCAGGTGTTGTTCGGGGCGTCGGGTCCGGTGAGCTTCTCGACCACCGTGACCGGCGTCGACGCGGTCGTCGCGATCGCGGGTGCCGAGACGGCCGCGCTCGCCACGACCACCACCAGCGAAGCCAATGCGGCACCGGCCGCGAGTCGTCGTCTCTTCAGAGGCGCCATTGCCATCTCCTTGTGTCGCCCGCGCGCGGCGGGATGTCAGTGTCAGAACTACGGTTTCCGTGCGAGCCGATACCTCGTGTAGGAGGAGAACACCTCGACGGGAGCGAAACCGGCTCTCGAGAGCACCGCCTCGCTGCGGACGTTGCCGTGCGAGATGCCGGCGAAGATCTCGGTCGCGCCGACTGCGCGGTGGGCATGGTCGATGAGCGCGCGAAGCGATGCCGTCGCGAGACCGCGACCAGTGGCCTCCTCCGCAAGCCAGTACCCGCATCCGTACCGTGGCGGGTCGACGGGCACCAGGCTCACGACGCCCTGGAGCCGGTTATCCTCGAAGATGCCGAAGAGAAATCCGGCCGTATCGTCGCGGACGAGCCTGTCAGCGAGTCCGGCGTGATCAAGGGTGACCAGATCGCCGTAGTCTCCCCCGGCGGTGAGGTGGGCACGATTGTCGGCGACCACTTTGCGGAGGCTGGCCACGTCGCCGATGCCGAGCGGCCGGAGCCGCACCTCGTCGATCGTCGTGACCAGCCACTCGGACATGTCAGTCCTGAGGAGCCCGCGGCGGCGTCGAGCCGATGTCCGGCACCGGAGCGGTTCCTAGGTGGACCTCCAGGTCGTCGGCGGTCGGCGTCTTCGGGCGACGCGCGGTCGGACGGTCGAGGTAGAACATCGCGGTCGAGGCGATGTCGTCGCGCAGCGGCAGGTAGCGCCATCCGCTGCGCCAGCCGAGCGCCTGGATGTCGACCTTCGGGATGCCGGTGGCGAAGTGGATCGGGTCGAGCAGGTGCCAGCGGTACATGCCGAAGCGCTGCTGACTCACGTAGAGCCCGTCGGGTCGGATCACCTGCGGCATCCCGAGGTAGGGCGTCGAGAACTCGGTGTAGCCCTGGCCGGGGATGTCGAAGTTCCAGGCGCCGCCGAAGTAGTCCTCGGTGCCGGTGCCTGCGATCGTCGGATAGTCGGTGTCGTCGTCGAGGTAGAACTTGATCTCGCCCTCGCCCCACCAGCCGTTCGAGTTCACACCCCACGCGATGTAGGTACCGACGTACTGGCCCTGACCTTCGATGCCCTCGAGGATGACGTGCGGGGTGCGGTCCTCGAGCGGATTCGACCGCCGCCACTGGGCGTGGAAGTACGCGTCGTTCGAGTAGTCCGCGCCGATCTCATAGGTCACCTGGTAGTAGACGCGCACATCGACGACCGAGGTGTTCTCGATGGTCAGCCGGGCGCCGTCCTTGAACGGCATCGGCCAGTACGAGTTGAATCCGCCGTGCGGGTTGGCTGCGATGGTCTGCGAGTTCACCTGAGCGAACACGCCCCATCCGTTGCAGAAGAAGTCGCCGTACGGGACCTCGACGGCAGGTTCCTCGGAGCCGTCCCAGTAGGCGCGGAGCAAAAGCGTGCGCCAGTTGTCGGTGTGCGTCGTGATCCAGATATGCGTGATCTTGCCGGCGCCCTCGATGTTCGCCAGGTCGAACGTGTCGCCCGCCTTGATGTCGATGCTGGGGGAGATCTTCCAGCCGGGGCCGAGGTCACGCGCGTTCGCTGCGCCCGTGCCCTCGGTCGCCCGGCCTCCGCCCCCAGCGGATCCGTCGAAGTTCTCCGGGGAGATCGATCGCGTCTGCACGGAGCGCAGGGCAGCGAGGGAGGCCAGATCAGATGATGCAGAAGTCATGGCCGCCAATGTAATCGATTTCAGCCGAGAACTCCATAGATCGTGTTCCTCCGCGATACTGTTGCTGCACGTCCGGCGCAACCGGGCAGGCAGCGAGGACACATGGCCACGATCTACGACGTCGCAGAACTCGCGGGGGTCTCTCCCGCGACGGTCTCGCGTGTCTTCAACGGCACGAGCGTGTCGGACGAGAAGGTCGCCGCTGTCCGCGATGCCGCGGCACAGCTGAGCTTCACGCCGAATCGCACCGCCCGGTCGTTGCGTCGACAGAGCTCCGAGGTCATCGCGCTCGTCATCCCCGACATCGAGAACCCGTACTTCACCGAGATGGCCCGCGGCGTCGAGGATGTCGCGTCCGAGGCCGGCTATTCCGTCGTGCTCTGCAACTCCGACTCGCAGATGGAGAAGGAGGCGACGTATCTTCGGATCGCGATCGCCGAGCACATGTCGGGCATCATCATCGCCACCGCCGAAGAGCACTCCAACCTCGACAGCATCCTCGCCACAGGACGTCCGGTCGTGGCGGTCGACCGCAGCACGACGTACGACATCGACGGCGTCGTGATGGCGAATCGGGCGGCGGGAATGTCGGCGACGAAGGATCTGATCGACGCCGGATACCGCCGTATCGCCTACATCGGCGGGCCCGAGCACATCGACACGGCGGCGGAACGCGCGGCCGGCTGGCGATCAGCGCTCGGTGCCGCTCAGCCCGACCTCGACCTGGACTCTCTGGAACGCTTCGCGACGTTCCGTGTGGACGGCGGCCGTGCGGCGATGGAGGAGCTCCTCGCGCTGGCGGACCCGCCGGATGCCGTCGTGGCGGGCAACAACCTCATCGGGGTCGGTGCGATCCAGGTGCTCACCGAGCACGGACTGACGCCGCCGCAAGTGGGAGTCGCCGTGATCGGCTCGCTGCCGTTCACCACTCTGTCGCCGAACGCCGTGACGGTCGTGCGGCTGCCGGCGCGGCACATGGGCGTCACGGCGGCACGGATGCTGCTGGAGCGGATCAAGGGCGACAAGCAGCCGGCGCGTACGGTCGTGCTGCGCAACGAGGTGCAGCCCGCGAGCACGCAGCGCGTCTGACGGGGTCTTCCGTCAGGAGGACTTCCAGAAACGCGTCGCCAGGTTCGCGACCTCCTTGTCGAGGTCTTCGAGCCTGCGGTCGATCGATCCCAGGCGCTCGGTGAACTTCGTGTCCATGGCGTCGAATCGGGCATCCATGGCGTCGAACTTCACCTCCAGGATTCCGTTCAAGCCGTCGAATCGCGCATCGACGGCCTCTCGGAAGCCGTCGAATCGGGCAGCGGACCCCTCGAAGCGGGCGTCGATTCCCTCCCTGAGGCCGTCGAATCGCGCCTCGAGACTGTCGAAGCGCGCGGCGTTCTCGTTGCGGACCGACGTGATGATCCGATCGTTCTGACGCAGCAGCAGCGTGATCGCCCCGATCATGATGGCGGCGAAGACTGCGATCAGCGTCCACACCTGCGGTTCGGTCAACTCCATGGCTCCAGTCTGCGAGGGAAAGGCCAGATTGTCACGGTATTCCGGTGGTGGGCGGCGCCGATCGCGCGATCAGTGGAGAACCCTCGACTGACCCGGATTGTGCAGATGAACTCTGCAGCGACCTTGCGACATGAAATCGATTTCGCGTACAGTGACGATCAGGTTTCAGATTCCGCGCTTCAGGTTTCAAGGAGGACGCCCATGCGCTGCACCCTCGGGGTGGACATCGGCACGTCCAGCAGCAAAGGTGTGCTGGTCGACGACGACGGCGTCATCGTCGCGACGGTGACCAGGGCGCACGAGGTCAGTCGGCCGCGCAGCGGCTGGGTGGAGATGGACGCGCGGGTCTGGTGGGACGAGTTCGTGTGGATCACCCGCGACCTGATCGCCGCCGCGCCGGACGCCGAGATCGCGGGTGTCGGCGTCAGCGGCATGGGACCGTGCATCCTCCTCGCCGACGAGCACGATGAGCCGGTGCGCCCGGCCATCCTCTACGGCGTCGACACGCGGTCGACGGCCCAGATCGCGCGGCTGACCGCCGAGCTCGGAACCGACGCGATCACCCGGGTCGGCGGCTCGACCCTCACCTCGCAGGCGGGCGGCCCGAAGATCGCCTGGATCGCGGACGAGGAGCCGGAGGCCATGGCCCGCGCCCGTCGCCTGTTCATGCCGGCCAGCTGGCTCGCTCGCAAGCTCACCGGGGCCTACGTGCTCGACCACCAGTCCGCGAGCCAGGTCTCACCGCTCTACGACATCGAGGGCGAACACTGGCATGAGCCCTGGTGGGCGGAGTACGCGGGGGCGATCGAGCAGCCGGCACTCGGCTGGGCCGGCGACCGCGCCGGTGAAGTGACCGCTGATGCGGCATCCGCCACCGGCCTTGCTGTCGGCACCCCCGTGATCATCGGCACGATCGACGCGTGGACCGAGGCGGTCAGCGTCGGCGCGCACGAGGCCGGCGATCTGATGCTCATGTACGGGACCACGATGTTCCTCGTGGTCACGGGGGAGGAGACGCTGCGCACCCCCTCGATGTGGACCACCGCCGGAGCCTTCGCCGGCACCCGCAACCTCGCCGGCGGCCTCTCGACCTCGGGAGCGCTGACGGCCTGGCTGAAGGACCTGACCGGCGCCGATTACCCGGAACTCCTCGAGGACGCCGAGAAGTCGGGGCCGGGAGCGCGCGGTCTGCTGGTGCTGCCGTACTTCGCGGGCGAGCGCACCCCGATTCAGGATCCCGACGCTCGCGGCGTCATTGCGGGCCTCACCCTCGACCACACGCGCGGCGACCTCTACCGCGCCGCCCTCGAGGCGACGGCTCTCGGCGTGCGCCACAACGTCGAGACGATGCGCGCGGCCGGTGCCGACATCCGCCGGATCGTCGCGGTCGGCGGCGGCACCCAGGGGCGGCTCTGGCTGCAGATCGTCTCGGATGTCACGGGACTCGTGCAGGAGGTGCCGCAGACGACCATCGGCGCGAGTTACGGCGCTGCCTTCCTTGCAGCGACCGCGATCGCCGAGGCAGGAGAGGCACCCGCGATCACGTCCTGGAATCCGATCACCGAGACCATCCAGCCGGATGCTGCGCTGCGCGACTTCCACGACGTCCTGTTCGACCGATACGTGCGACTGTACGAGGGGTCGAAGGATGTCGTGCACGAGCTCGCCGCAGAGCAGCGCGAACCAGCACAGCAGCGCGAACCAGCAGAGCAGCGCGAACCAGCAGATCAGCGAAAGGCAGCCGCATGACCCGGCGCGCACGCGGCATCCCGCACACCTCACAGCCCACGGCCTTTCCCCTCGGCGGCGTCGGCACCGGCAACGTCTCGATCGGCGCGCGCGGCGAGCTGCGCGACTGGGAGTTCGAGAACCTGCCCGACAAGGGGCGCCGCAACCCGCACTCCTTCTTCGCGATCCACGCCCGCCCCGAAGGCGGCACACCCGTGACCCGGGTGCTCGAAGCGAAGCTCACCGGCCGCCACGATGCCGACGCGGGTTATGCATTCGATCAGCTGGCGGGCCTTCCGCGGCTCGACGGCGCGACCCTGCACGGCGAGTATCCCGTCGTCGACGTCGATTTCACCGACGCGATTCTGCCGGTCGACGTCTCGCTACACGCCTTCACCCCGCTCGTGCCGCTCGACGCCGACGCATCCGGCATCCCGAGCGCGGTGCTGCGATACCGCGTGACGAACCCCGGCACGGTGCCGGTCGCCGTGACCGTGGTCGGCAGCGTCTCGCACACCGCCGGTCGCGGCACGCCAGGACCGGACGCGCCCTGGGGCATGCGCGCGACCCAGACCGTGCGGTGGCGTGAAGACGCAGACGTGCGCGGTCTCGACTTCGGCATCGACCTCCCCGAGGACGACCCGGGCTACGGCACGCTGAGCCTGACGACGACGGATGCCGCCACCACGGTCAAACCGCAGTGGGTCACGAGCTACTGGCCGGATGGCGCCCGACTGTTCTGGAACGACCTCACCGACGACGGGCTGCTCGCGCCCGAGCCACGGCTCACACTG includes the following:
- a CDS encoding carbohydrate ABC transporter permease is translated as MASQAVQERREIRQRQNRYKYRDNRTAYWFLVPLVVLLGIFVIWPAIYAGFLSFQDWSFYKDPEFVGIRNYANVLKDPLFIATIGRGFLFVLMTVPPMLILAFLFASLVVAVSRRAASVLKVSIYIPTIISAVITSIIFVLIYNYSGGLLNAFLGVFGVEPIAWIGDPKWALLAVAVPAIWLGMGLTSLIMVAAMVDIPTEYYEAAAMEGANWGQKTAYITIPQMKNVMLYLLITGFVAAIQQFELPLVMTQGGPLDSTTLPNLFIFNHFRNDVNVGYSIAAALLLFVVLGTISALVFKFVNSERLVD
- a CDS encoding carbohydrate ABC transporter permease; the encoded protein is MQDTTRIVLAGKEPRAQRKAPRTAGGWLLVLGKVILGAIFVIASLFPLAWMIIAGFKSKTEVVETPFQFFPEVWLWQNYAQILADPTFLQTLAWTFMGAVLFTVGSLAVNSLAAYAFARLDFRFKGIIWVIVITTMFIPGMTILLTSFIVVTRLSMLDTLSVLVIPGLASAGMVFFIRQFYLNIPKSLEEAAMLDGCGRFGIFVRIFLPLSKPPFVVMGITAFLGYWNSYVWPILTITSPERFVLQQYLATFRSERSTELGLLMAGSVLAAAPVIILFLIFQRQIIGNIKMAGLK
- a CDS encoding DUF4185 domain-containing protein, encoding MKTENTYGPKISRRGVLQGAAVVGASFFAATAVPAPASAAGLTVSRIKVLAGTQSPSQYGIGATDLGIPARTPDGRMLFLFGDTWADHVGGANWRSPVALYSSTTNLAAGVTFNGSGGAGANTQGVAPQLWYYPHDAYFTTVIPSDVITIGSRMYLHAIVNGPAFGAVRWTELWKSDDNGATWQHTGLQFPANMAGGKFQCITWGLGSDGYVYIYGTGFQRDKGIVLYRVPSNNMTTLSAYQPWGFANGSWGWGKPVTEVLSGGFGEMCLRPLGGKWILTWFNAPAYRIDAMVLNTPTDNLYTATKTTLLYGSEWNQEDASHVAQLYGGYIIPGSTLSDLHLSVSQWHTGNNSVYHSEQFRVQGLV
- a CDS encoding methyltransferase translates to MKLTARTLRGLEWVAAAEIERRLPDATSIRMAPREVTFEYPILDAALLQLQPVDDIFCVVSTIDGVGSTKDAVADLASRMQRLDWEPVLAELRSVRTIPDGFFFDVVASIDGAHRYNRFDVENAAGAALAPQLGGTHLARTAEGFASADRPDLTVRVFVQDGSAVVAVRLTAAPLHRRPYKQATGPGTLHPPAAAALATIAGVTSDDRVYDPFCGDGTIAIETALQHPGIVFGASDLDPVRVDNARQNAGRAGVDVDFRVADAALISWQEVEPSVVLTNPPWNNAVHAAGGAAASLDAVWRAARPALRGGRLCVLADEKLGIPERLAGLGYRPSFTTLIRLNGRLTSLVVAGAGDGPGPELAPELRAWHTAAHSGDGKVGFLA
- a CDS encoding DoxX family protein; translation: MTNTKAPSPAVSLGLLVLRVVVGAVFAAHGAQKIFEFTIPGTIGSFADMGIPLPELAAPVVAFVELIGGILLILGFLTRPVGILLTVDMAVALVAVHLPAGLWVGEGGYEFVAVLGVAALALALTGAGRFSLDGALLRGRAPAWLS
- a CDS encoding gamma-glutamylcyclotransferase family protein, giving the protein MSTPHRVFSYGTLRQAEVQRALYGREVPTTVDSLPGYRLDWLLITDPLVIATSGSDRHPILRRGTETDAVDGACLELSDTELQATDDYEVDDYGRREVTLTSGRTAWAYLEVS
- a CDS encoding DUF4185 domain-containing protein; amino-acid sequence: MAPLKRRRLAAGAALASLVVVVASAAVSAPAIATTASTPVTVVEKLTGPDAPNNTWGRWDIKATDLGIMWDDGDGHVLTAFGDTFGNSWTGPGGGAPPNGNWRSNVLVRSSDADLSDGMLFDWAAQAPQGVAKEIIPSKKINGDEITVIPTAGISVGDRQYLGFMSVKQWGPPGMWDTNHAGIAYSDDGGANWTVSDTRWENPDGDDPFQMQSYVQKGGTIYVFGTQNGRNGPVSVAKVPAKKLLDKSQYRYWDGRKWSKKEADAAPVIDAPMSEVSVQYDAHSKRFLLMTLSGEDIVLHTAKNPEGPWSPAQTVASSTDYPALYGGYFHPWNKDGEIYFAMSQWNPYNVYLMHMRLDKHGMIVDPNLIVDPSFERSDAVGTGADGTWGAKPNSGIDTAPGGGFTGDRNIFVRYNSGWRDIWQDVAVEPNTSYRLTGFLRTSTNSDNGYFGVRELDGTVLGEAHFVSVGAWTRFTVDVDTGANDQVQVFGGVWTNSGDIWLQLDDVALVRSP
- a CDS encoding GNAT family N-acetyltransferase — translated: MSEWLVTTIDEVRLRPLGIGDVASLRKVVADNRAHLTAGGDYGDLVTLDHAGLADRLVRDDTAGFLFGIFEDNRLQGVVSLVPVDPPRYGCGYWLAEEATGRGLATASLRALIDHAHRAVGATEIFAGISHGNVRSEAVLSRAGFAPVEVFSSYTRYRLARKP
- a CDS encoding glycoside hydrolase family 172 protein, whose product is MTSASSDLASLAALRSVQTRSISPENFDGSAGGGGRATEGTGAANARDLGPGWKISPSIDIKAGDTFDLANIEGAGKITHIWITTHTDNWRTLLLRAYWDGSEEPAVEVPYGDFFCNGWGVFAQVNSQTIAANPHGGFNSYWPMPFKDGARLTIENTSVVDVRVYYQVTYEIGADYSNDAYFHAQWRRSNPLEDRTPHVILEGIEGQGQYVGTYIAWGVNSNGWWGEGEIKFYLDDDTDYPTIAGTGTEDYFGGAWNFDIPGQGYTEFSTPYLGMPQVIRPDGLYVSQQRFGMYRWHLLDPIHFATGIPKVDIQALGWRSGWRYLPLRDDIASTAMFYLDRPTARRPKTPTADDLEVHLGTAPVPDIGSTPPRAPQD
- a CDS encoding LacI family DNA-binding transcriptional regulator, with protein sequence MATIYDVAELAGVSPATVSRVFNGTSVSDEKVAAVRDAAAQLSFTPNRTARSLRRQSSEVIALVIPDIENPYFTEMARGVEDVASEAGYSVVLCNSDSQMEKEATYLRIAIAEHMSGIIIATAEEHSNLDSILATGRPVVAVDRSTTYDIDGVVMANRAAGMSATKDLIDAGYRRIAYIGGPEHIDTAAERAAGWRSALGAAQPDLDLDSLERFATFRVDGGRAAMEELLALADPPDAVVAGNNLIGVGAIQVLTEHGLTPPQVGVAVIGSLPFTTLSPNAVTVVRLPARHMGVTAARMLLERIKGDKQPARTVVLRNEVQPASTQRV